A region of the Sinorhizobium arboris LMG 14919 genome:
TGCTATTAGCGCATAGCCTTCAGGTAGGAAACTGCCGGGGCAAGAAAAAGCCCTCCCCCGTCGCCCGAGGCTTTGAGAAACGGTCCCGATTGACACGAGCCGAAAATCGGAACAAAACAGAAACAAGCTGGATCATTTCGAGACCACGCACTTCCGGACGGAAACCGTTGCAGACTTTTCCTGGAAGTGCTTCAGGGAGGCGTGCGTGCTCAGTGGGCTCAAACGAAAATTCGAGGAAGCGTCCGCGGTCTATGCGGCGAAGCATGCGATCAGACGTGACCCGGACTGGTATATCCTGAAACTGCAGGAAGAGGTGGGAGAACTGACGCAGGCATGGAACAGTGTAACCGGTCGCGGGCGCAATCGGGAGGTCCCGCCGGATACCCTGCTGCAGTCGCTCGCCGACGAAACGGCGGATCTCCTCGGCCATGTCCTGCTCTTCGCCCACCATAACGATATCG
Encoded here:
- a CDS encoding MazG nucleotide pyrophosphohydrolase domain-containing protein gives rise to the protein MLSGLKRKFEEASAVYAAKHAIRRDPDWYILKLQEEVGELTQAWNSVTGRGRNREVPPDTLLQSLADETADLLGHVLLFAHHNDIDLAAAIERKWKFVPSHDD